A DNA window from bacterium contains the following coding sequences:
- a CDS encoding DUF1702 family protein — translation MSWLARRFLTIPVAEVTFARRGFHAGDAQTCSWLEHIGRTFLTGYHAALEHDPEALGRGLDAVDRDVRGFAFEGAAMALTLLDALSPWSRNRRMTALLRGRGAAHVYMVHVGAGWALARLRRGARPPAHLDPLLGWLAVDGYGFHEGYFAWRHYVRACRPPVRVNGYERRVFDQGLGRSLWFVDGADPARIAAAVARFSPDRHSDLWSGVGLAGAYAGGATETALSALARAAGAYRACLAQGAAFAATARQRAGNSSPSTEAACRAFCAMSAAEAAQLVEAALQDLHAEGPVPAYEVWRSRIRRCFAVEAAAPPAGRSA, via the coding sequence ATGAGTTGGTTGGCTCGGCGATTCCTCACGATTCCGGTTGCAGAAGTCACCTTCGCCCGGCGCGGTTTCCACGCCGGCGACGCTCAGACGTGCTCGTGGCTCGAGCACATCGGCCGCACCTTTCTCACCGGGTATCACGCCGCGCTCGAACACGATCCCGAGGCACTGGGCCGCGGCCTGGACGCGGTGGATCGCGATGTCCGCGGTTTTGCGTTCGAGGGCGCCGCGATGGCATTGACGCTCCTCGATGCTCTGTCGCCGTGGTCACGCAACAGGCGGATGACGGCGCTGCTGCGCGGCCGCGGGGCGGCGCACGTCTACATGGTTCACGTCGGCGCGGGTTGGGCGCTCGCCCGTCTGCGGCGGGGCGCCCGTCCGCCGGCGCATCTCGACCCCCTGCTCGGATGGCTGGCCGTCGACGGGTACGGCTTTCACGAGGGGTATTTCGCCTGGCGGCACTATGTCCGCGCGTGCCGGCCGCCGGTCCGGGTCAACGGGTACGAACGGCGGGTCTTCGATCAGGGCCTGGGGCGCAGCTTGTGGTTCGTCGACGGGGCGGATCCGGCGAGGATCGCCGCCGCGGTGGCGAGGTTTTCGCCCGACCGCCATAGCGATCTTTGGAGCGGCGTGGGCCTTGCCGGCGCGTACGCCGGCGGCGCAACCGAGACCGCGTTATCCGCGCTCGCGCGGGCGGCCGGCGCGTACCGTGCGTGCCTGGCGCAGGGCGCCGCGTTCGCTGCGACCGCCCGACAGCGCGCCGGCAATTCGTCGCCGTCCACCGAGGCCGCGTGCCGGGCCTTCTGCGCGATGTCCGCCGCCGAGGCGGCGCAGCTCGTTGAGGCGGCGTTGCAGGATCTCCATGCCGAAGGTCCGGTGCCCGCCTACGAGGTGTGGCGATCCCGGATCCGGCGTTGTTTTGCCGTGGAGGCCGCCGCGCCGCCGGCCGGGCGTAGCGCATGA
- a CDS encoding ASPIC/UnbV domain-containing protein — MIRQRATALVAIGVVLALYMIAQPSTVAPVDLDRLAAEFAFTSSPLPGVPGEIERSVRPVHPSLRHISAWISSVGAAVALADIAGTGLPADLCYVETRTNQVIVAPVPGTGPRYAPFVLDPAPLTYNATMAPMGCLAGDLAERGVTDLIVYYWGRTPIAFLRTEPCGGLRAQCFVPQELVNGGLRWYTNAALLADVDGDGHPDLVIGNYFPAGARILDPNAGGRETMQASMSRARNGGGLVLLLWEGEVRGPRPEVRFRAVRGALPDAAEHGWTLGLGAQDLRGSLLPDLYVANDFGPDILLDNRSTPGHPRFVPLYGRRGFATPSSFVLGRDSFKGMGVAFGDLTGSGHRDIVVSNITTPYGLEESNFAWVNTGDVAAMERGIAPFVNRAEAFGLARSGWGWDVKIADFNNAGRPNVLQATGFVKGDVDRWPELQQLAMGNDLLLHDPRMWPNFVPGDDLSGHEHLRFFVPAAGHFVDIATRIGLGTPRVSRGIAAADIFGDCRLDFAVASQWDRSYFYRNTSATVGRCLGLHLLVPVRRGAPATTQIFRGPRPGVAGRPALGATIEVILPNGRHFVADVDGGNGHSGKSSPDVHVGLGAISALTTFTTAIAWRDPDGMIRRETLRLTPGWYTVVLGWPQRR, encoded by the coding sequence ATGATTCGCCAGCGGGCCACCGCGTTGGTAGCCATTGGCGTCGTGCTGGCACTCTACATGATTGCCCAGCCATCGACCGTTGCGCCGGTCGACCTGGACCGCCTGGCTGCGGAGTTCGCCTTTACGTCGTCCCCGCTGCCGGGTGTGCCCGGCGAGATTGAGCGATCGGTACGTCCGGTCCACCCCAGCCTTCGGCACATCTCCGCCTGGATCTCCTCGGTCGGTGCCGCGGTCGCGCTCGCGGACATCGCCGGAACGGGACTGCCCGCGGATCTCTGTTATGTGGAGACGCGAACGAACCAGGTAATCGTCGCGCCAGTTCCCGGCACCGGCCCGCGGTATGCGCCGTTTGTGCTCGACCCGGCACCGCTGACGTACAACGCCACCATGGCGCCAATGGGATGTCTGGCGGGCGATCTCGCTGAGCGTGGTGTCACCGATCTGATCGTGTACTACTGGGGACGGACGCCGATCGCATTTCTACGCACGGAGCCATGCGGCGGGTTGCGGGCGCAGTGTTTCGTCCCACAGGAGCTCGTGAACGGCGGGCTCCGATGGTACACCAATGCGGCCCTTCTCGCCGACGTGGACGGAGACGGCCATCCGGACCTCGTCATCGGCAACTACTTTCCGGCCGGGGCACGCATCCTCGATCCGAACGCCGGCGGCCGGGAAACGATGCAGGCGTCGATGTCCCGGGCCCGCAACGGCGGTGGGCTGGTCCTGCTCCTGTGGGAAGGCGAGGTCCGCGGACCTCGGCCGGAGGTGAGATTCCGCGCCGTGCGTGGCGCGCTGCCCGACGCCGCGGAACATGGATGGACGCTCGGGCTCGGCGCGCAGGATCTTCGCGGCAGCCTCCTCCCCGATCTTTACGTCGCCAACGACTTCGGGCCCGACATCTTGCTGGACAACCGCTCCACCCCTGGGCATCCCCGGTTCGTGCCGCTGTACGGGCGGCGCGGCTTCGCGACCCCGTCCTCCTTCGTCCTTGGACGCGATTCGTTCAAAGGAATGGGGGTCGCGTTCGGCGACCTGACCGGCTCCGGGCACCGGGACATCGTGGTGAGCAACATCACGACTCCGTACGGCCTTGAGGAGAGCAACTTCGCATGGGTCAACACGGGGGACGTCGCCGCCATGGAGCGCGGAATTGCGCCGTTCGTCAACCGGGCCGAGGCCTTCGGACTGGCGCGCAGCGGCTGGGGATGGGACGTGAAGATCGCAGACTTCAATAACGCCGGGCGGCCGAACGTGCTCCAGGCTACGGGGTTCGTCAAGGGCGACGTGGACCGCTGGCCCGAGCTGCAGCAGCTGGCGATGGGGAACGATCTGTTGTTGCACGATCCGCGGATGTGGCCGAATTTCGTGCCGGGCGACGACCTGAGCGGTCACGAGCACCTGCGGTTCTTCGTCCCGGCGGCGGGCCATTTCGTGGACATCGCCACGCGCATCGGCCTCGGCACCCCGCGCGTCAGCCGCGGAATTGCCGCCGCGGACATCTTCGGTGACTGCCGATTGGATTTCGCGGTCGCCAGCCAATGGGACCGCTCCTACTTCTACCGCAACACGAGCGCGACCGTGGGGCGGTGCTTGGGGCTCCATCTTCTCGTGCCGGTGCGGAGGGGGGCGCCCGCAACGACGCAGATATTCCGTGGCCCGCGGCCTGGGGTCGCCGGCCGCCCGGCGCTCGGCGCGACGATCGAGGTTATTCTCCCGAACGGTCGCCATTTCGTGGCGGACGTCGACGGCGGGAACGGCCACTCGGGCAAGAGCAGTCCCGATGTACACGTCGGCCTTGGAGCAATCTCCGCGCTCACGACATTCACGACGGCGATTGCCTGGCGAGATCCTGATGGGATGATCCGACGGGAAACGCTACGGCTGACACCGGGATGGTATACGGTTGTCCTCGGTTGGCCCCAACGGAGGTAA
- a CDS encoding enediyne biosynthesis protein UnbU has protein sequence MAARDPWYQDRRLAGLRRFSIAITVFTVLGETVFGFEPSWAQIVVSVVTAYGMAILLELVDAYAARRPVRFLGGWGLRGLGEFLLPTHITSLSVGFLLYAGGALWPLAFASAAAIASKAVFRVPTERGMRHFFNPSNSGITLTLLVFPWVGIAAPYEFTENLRGAALWLLPAGVLISGTFLLSRFAQRVPLAAAWIVGFAAQAVLRSILFASPLSAELTPMTGVAFVLFSMYMVTDPASSPGSAAGQIEFGLGTAAAYGALMALHVAYTLFFALTIVCAARGASLYAGAWTAQRARLQTAPAAISALEATNP, from the coding sequence GTGGCCGCGCGCGATCCATGGTACCAGGATCGCCGGCTGGCCGGTCTGCGACGGTTTTCGATCGCCATTACCGTGTTCACGGTATTGGGGGAGACGGTATTCGGTTTCGAGCCCTCGTGGGCGCAGATCGTCGTCTCGGTCGTAACCGCGTACGGGATGGCGATCCTCCTCGAACTTGTCGATGCGTACGCCGCCCGACGGCCTGTCCGGTTCCTCGGAGGATGGGGCCTGCGCGGCCTCGGCGAGTTTCTGCTTCCCACTCACATCACGAGTCTGTCCGTGGGATTCCTGCTGTATGCGGGAGGGGCGCTGTGGCCGCTGGCGTTCGCCTCGGCCGCCGCGATCGCGTCAAAGGCGGTCTTCCGCGTGCCGACGGAGCGCGGAATGCGCCACTTCTTCAACCCGTCCAATTCGGGCATCACCCTGACGTTGCTCGTCTTCCCGTGGGTCGGGATCGCCGCCCCGTACGAGTTTACGGAAAACCTCCGTGGGGCGGCGCTGTGGCTGCTCCCGGCCGGCGTGCTCATCTCCGGGACGTTTCTGCTCTCGCGGTTCGCCCAACGGGTACCGCTGGCCGCCGCCTGGATCGTGGGGTTCGCGGCCCAGGCCGTCCTTCGGAGCATCCTCTTCGCGTCGCCGCTGTCCGCGGAACTGACCCCGATGACCGGCGTCGCCTTTGTGCTCTTCAGTATGTACATGGTGACCGACCCGGCATCGAGCCCGGGGAGCGCCGCCGGGCAAATCGAGTTCGGACTCGGTACCGCCGCCGCGTACGGGGCATTGATGGCTCTCCACGTCGCCTACACCCTGTTCTTCGCGCTGACGATTGTATGCGCAGCGCGGGGCGCAAGTTTGTACGCGGGCGCCTGGACGGCGCAACGTGCGAGGCTGCAGACCGCCCCTGCGGCGATTTCGGCCCTCGAAGCGACAAACCCGTGA